The DNA window GTTTCAATAACTTTTCAAGATCCCCCATATGATCTCGGGGTTCTGGATAAATTTTAATCATGGTTTCTATGTACTGATTCAGATTTTCGGGGTTTCGGGCCAATATTTGAGCTTCAAATTCTAGATACTCTTGATTCTCAATTTCCGCCTGAATAAGCCAAGTAACCTCTTCTTCAGTGAAGTTAATTCCCTTATCTTCCAAGAGATTTCTGAGTTTTTTTATGTCAACAAATTCATAATCGTATCGTGATCTGTTGTTGAAACCATCCAAATAGTTGTACCGGGAATTTTTCACAAAATTTTCCAAGTAAACATAAAAACCACTGGATTCAAGTTCCATAGATTTTGACTTGAAATTTGATTTTTCCTTTAAAACAGCTTCGTCAACTATTCTATCCATCAATTCCTCATTTGAATCAACATCTTCGACTTTAGCTTTTATTTCCGGTTCAGATACTTTAAACTCTCTCAAACGATTCAGTGATAGTATGGCATTTTCCCTGAGTTTTTGATCCTCACTTTTTAAGTCTTGGACGAGTGGATCCACTGCGATTCTTCCAAGGGCTGTTATTGCAACTTCTTGTATTATTTTTTCCTTATCATGCAATGTCATGATAATGGGTTCTGTTGCCTGTGGGTCTCCGATTTTTCCCAGGGCTTCGATGGCACGGGATCTTATGCTGCTGTTGGGATTGTTGAGTGTTTGTATGAGAGCTGGAACTGCTTTTTTGTCTTGTATTCTTCCAAGGGCTGTGATAGCTTCTTCCTGAATGGTCTTATCAGGATCTTGGAGTTTTTGTATCAGTGGTTCTGTTGCCAGGGGATCGCCAATTTTTCCCAAGGCCTCTGCAGCACGCCACCTTATACCTATAAATTTATTGTTGAGTGTTTGTATGAGGACCGGCACGGCTTTTTTGTCTTGTATTCTTCCAAGGGCTGTGATAGCTTCTTCCTGAATGGTTTTATCAGGATCTTGGAGTTTTTGTATCAACGGTTCCGTTGCTCTAACATCCCCTATCCTTTCTAAAGCTAAAACAGCTTCTCTGCGAACATTTTCAGAATCATCATTCAAAGCATGTATTAATCCTTCAACATCACCGTTATCTTCCATCTCCTCAATTCTGGTTCTCAAGAGATTGAACACCCTCATACTATCACCACTGTTAATACCCCAAATCCCAATTATTTTTTTACGT is part of the Methanobacterium lacus genome and encodes:
- a CDS encoding HEAT repeat domain-containing protein; this encodes MRVFNLLRTRIEEMEDNGDVEGLIHALNDDSENVRREAVLALERIGDVRATEPLIQKLQDPDKTIQEEAITALGRIQDKKAVPVLIQTLNNKFIGIRWRAAEALGKIGDPLATEPLIQKLQDPDKTIQEEAITALGRIQDKKAVPALIQTLNNPNSSIRSRAIEALGKIGDPQATEPIIMTLHDKEKIIQEVAITALGRIAVDPLVQDLKSEDQKLRENAILSLNRLREFKVSEPEIKAKVEDVDSNEELMDRIVDEAVLKEKSNFKSKSMELESSGFYVYLENFVKNSRYNYLDGFNNRSRYDYEFVDIKKLRNLLEDKGINFTEEEVTWLIQAEIENQEYLEFEAQILARNPENLNQYIETMIKIYPEPRDHMGDLEKLLKQENIKHQNLEQEIKKTQKQMEITEFENKLLAKEAMVRDKKNSPTILQEFRKKELEKNKLQMISSGKYEYIAKFVDKSRSHYEFGSIINFKSLLAYRGMEFSDADLLWLIQREIQNQEYLEFESKIMAQKPENLNQYIETMIKIYPEPMEHMDDLVKLLKQENIKHQNLEQEIEKTQKQMEITEFENKLLDKNVEESILPFEMQDMDYVYTSFNLGNLYFDISKTNQALAYYDKSLYVYPDFVDAWKNMGLIYFTMGRFQKAAACYNQILLLDQDYPELWIAVGLLFFEMDRVHEAKLCYERAKELNPCYKTEDLAVETLKFLKNQPVTLEKLNNYLELASSADWETSDPTPPLSRIMNLLNRGNE